A single Biomphalaria glabrata chromosome 2, xgBioGlab47.1, whole genome shotgun sequence DNA region contains:
- the LOC106065622 gene encoding neuropeptides capa receptor-like: MSDVSIDPRDSNSPISSVNTNGEYLSYFATKIFFLVNHVIIDMCICVFGIVGNCLNITVFVKQGLRTSVNLSLCAMSLSDLIGLIFQVWHNFCLNPYLELAELPVDFLKVQILTAGCPNIAMTRITGWITVYITAERCLSVLLPLRIKQIVTFRRSVVILLLCYTVNLAFLMPLYSSNYLSWNFYPSLNKTMLGESSRSNEALADLIMNTAHLYLSVIAFCCVVIFTVALVVSLKRKSEWRKRVTSDRDQNEARSSREKKTMGMIIMVAAILIVCYAPGVTITFVEIFNSEFRISSKQANMYNAVWSFCFVFNSINASINVIVYYKMSSKYRTTLHDMFRMAKNSNKTF, translated from the coding sequence ATGTCTGACGTTTCGATAGATCCCAGAGACTCAAACAGCCCAATCAGCTCTGTTAACACTAATGGCGAATATCTGAGCTACTTTGCtacgaaaatattttttcttgttaatcaCGTGATCATCGACATGTGTATTTGTGTCTTTGGAATTGTGGGTAACTGCCTTAACATTACAGTGTTTGTAAAGCAAGGACTGCGCACGTCAGTCAACTTGAGCCTATGTGCCATGTCTTTATCTGACCTTATCGGCCTCATCTTTCAAGTCTGGCACAACTTTTGCTTGAATCCTTATCTGGAACTTGCCGAGCTCCCGGTAGATTTTCTCAAAGTACAAATACTGACAGCAGGATGTCCAAACATCGCAATGACACGCATCACTGGCTGGATCACCGTCTACATTACAGCTGAAAGATGCCTCTCCGTCTTGCTGCCATTGAGGATCAAGCAGATAGTCACGTTCCGGAGATCTGTTGTCATTCTGCTCTTATGTTACACCGTAAACCTGGCTTTCCTGATGCCTCTTTATTCGTCGAACTATCTGAGCTGGAACTTCTACCCAAGTCTGAACAAAACGATGCTGGGGGAGTCCTCTCGCAGCAACGAAGCTCTTGCTGACCTCATCATGAACACTGCTCACTTATACCTCTCTGTCATAGCCTTCTGCTGCGTTGTCATCTTTACCGTCGCCTTGGTGGTCAGCCTGAAGCGGAAGTCTGAATGGAGAAAACGCGTCACTTCCGACAGAGACCAGAACGAGGCTCGGTCCAGCCGTGAGAAGAAGACAATGGGGATGATTATTATGGTGGCTGCGATTCTTATCGTCTGCTACGCCCCGGGTGTCACGATTACCTTCGTAGAAATATTCAATTCCGAATTCAGAATATCTTCTAAACAAGCAAATATGTACAACGCCGTCTGGTCATTTTGCTTTGTATTTAATTCTATCAACGCCAGCATAAACGTCATTGTCTATTACAAAATGAGTTCTAAATATAGAACTACACTACATGACATGTTTCGTATGGCTAAAAATAGCAACAAAACTTTTTAA